The following are encoded together in the Thalassomonas haliotis genome:
- a CDS encoding DUF3718 domain-containing protein, which translates to MKNILLVTSLLAAAVSFAPQASADDSFSLRVCEYVSVNDKRRLRSFLKDRKLKIRSIFDGLKCNGQNLLEFAASSNALDTGELIINKLPVKVVAANLDVIKKHSAHLGGVAEKRVN; encoded by the coding sequence ATGAAAAATATTTTATTAGTGACGAGCCTATTAGCCGCAGCTGTTTCTTTCGCCCCGCAAGCCAGTGCGGATGACAGTTTTTCATTGCGCGTGTGTGAATATGTCTCTGTTAATGATAAAAGACGTTTAAGATCTTTCTTAAAAGATCGCAAACTGAAAATTCGTTCCATATTTGACGGATTGAAGTGTAACGGCCAAAACCTTTTGGAATTTGCAGCCTCATCCAATGCACTCGACACTGGGGAGTTAATTATCAATAAATTACCCGTTAAAGTAGTCGCCGCCAACCTGGATGTCATTAAAAAGCATTCTGCTCACCTTGGCGGTGTAGCAGAAAAACGCGTTAACTAA
- the ispE gene encoding 4-(cytidine 5'-diphospho)-2-C-methyl-D-erythritol kinase produces the protein MALPLTNSLDSLPLDNLPLESKFHQFPSPAKLNLFLHVVGRRSDGYHELQTLFQFLDYGDTLEIKVTDSGEINLLTPIAGVAAEDNLIVKAAKMLQQAAKAQGQSHVPGAEININKVLPMGGGLGGGSSNAATVLLALNVLWQLNLSTEKLAVLGLALGADVPVFIHGFAAYAEGVGEKLTPRNPEEYWYLVSKPDCSISTVSVFTSDDLPRNTDRQLAQSADIDACHNDCQIMVIKHYPEVAKLLSWLLEYAPSQMTGTGACIFSRFDSKAEACDIQAQLPEGIESFVAKGINQSPLIPAIAALSRS, from the coding sequence ATGGCTTTACCTCTAACCAACTCTTTAGACAGCTTACCTTTAGACAACTTACCTTTAGAGAGTAAGTTTCATCAATTTCCGTCCCCGGCCAAACTCAATCTGTTTTTACATGTCGTCGGCCGCCGCAGCGACGGCTACCATGAACTGCAAACCCTGTTTCAGTTTCTTGACTATGGCGATACCCTGGAAATAAAAGTCACCGACTCGGGTGAGATCAACTTATTAACCCCGATTGCCGGCGTAGCCGCAGAAGATAACCTGATAGTCAAAGCCGCCAAGATGCTGCAACAAGCCGCTAAAGCTCAGGGGCAGAGCCATGTACCCGGGGCTGAAATTAACATCAATAAAGTCCTGCCCATGGGCGGCGGACTCGGCGGCGGCTCCTCCAATGCCGCAACCGTACTGCTGGCACTGAATGTTTTATGGCAGCTGAACCTGAGCACAGAAAAACTCGCCGTTTTAGGTTTGGCCTTAGGAGCCGATGTGCCTGTTTTTATTCATGGTTTTGCCGCCTACGCCGAGGGCGTCGGAGAGAAACTCACCCCGAGAAATCCCGAAGAATACTGGTATCTCGTCAGTAAACCCGACTGCAGCATCTCAACCGTCAGCGTATTTACTTCCGACGACCTGCCACGCAATACCGACCGGCAATTAGCCCAAAGCGCAGACATAGATGCCTGCCACAACGATTGCCAGATAATGGTGATAAAACACTATCCCGAGGTTGCCAAATTACTGTCTTGGTTGCTAGAATACGCGCCGTCTCAAATGACGGGAACGGGCGCTTGTATCTTCTCGCGCTTCGACTCAAAAGCTGAGGCTTGCGACATTCAGGCTCAACTCCCTGAAGGGATTGAATCTTTTGTAGCAAAAGGTATCAATCAATCGCCGTTAATACCGGCTATTGCAGCATTGAGCCGCTCTTGA
- the lolB gene encoding lipoprotein insertase outer membrane protein LolB: MIIRLQRLLPVTLLLLWLSGCAVQPPVPSDTSLTQEISERNQQLSALNKWKILGRIAFIQANKRESASLNWLYEQDLQDNISQRLDLTAPLGINVLHLESDNNRHILEVDGEEYHSDDLDGLIYSLTGLTLPTRALSYWLKGLAYLPQDKLSYDKVTRLPTRLTSLYDNRLWSVEYQNYQLVNQHRLATKFSITQAELNIKILVKKWTL, translated from the coding sequence ATGATCATCCGCCTGCAACGCCTATTACCCGTTACCCTACTGCTTTTATGGCTCAGTGGCTGTGCGGTGCAACCACCTGTCCCCTCTGATACTAGCCTAACGCAGGAAATCAGTGAAAGAAATCAACAACTTTCTGCTTTAAATAAGTGGAAAATATTGGGCAGAATCGCCTTTATCCAGGCAAATAAACGTGAAAGCGCCTCGCTGAACTGGCTTTATGAGCAAGATCTTCAGGACAATATCAGCCAGCGCCTGGACCTGACCGCACCGCTGGGCATCAATGTCTTGCATTTAGAATCCGACAATAACCGCCACATATTGGAAGTGGACGGCGAGGAATATCACAGTGACGACCTTGACGGCCTGATCTATTCCCTTACCGGACTGACCCTGCCGACCCGGGCATTAAGCTACTGGCTCAAAGGCCTGGCCTATCTGCCGCAGGATAAACTCAGTTATGACAAGGTTACCCGTTTACCGACCAGGTTAACCAGCTTATACGATAACCGCTTATGGTCGGTAGAGTACCAAAACTACCAACTGGTCAACCAACACCGCCTGGCAACCAAGTTCTCCATCACCCAGGCAGAGCTTAATATCAAAATTCTCGTGAAAAAGTGGACCCTGTAA
- the ychF gene encoding redox-regulated ATPase YchF — protein MGFKCGIVGLPNVGKSTLFNALTKAGIEAANFPFCTIEPNTGVVPVPDPRLDKLAKIVNPERVLPTTMEFVDIAGLVAGASKGEGLGNKFLANIRETDAIGHVVRCFENENIVHVAGNVNPGEDIDVINTELALADMDTAERAIVRQAKRAKGGDKDAKFEVPVLEKILKHVEEGHMVRSLELSKEEIAAVKYLNFLTLKPTMYIANVNDDGFEDNPYLDQVRAIAEKEGAVVVPVCAEIESEIAELDDEERDEFMADLGIEEPGLNRVIYSGYSLLHLQTYFTAGVKEVRAWTVKVNATAPQAAGVIHTDFEKGFIRAEVISYDDFIEFNGEAGAKEAGKWRLEGKEYPVKDGDVVHFRFNV, from the coding sequence ATGGGATTTAAATGTGGTATTGTTGGCTTACCCAACGTAGGTAAATCAACCCTTTTCAACGCACTCACCAAAGCGGGTATTGAAGCCGCAAACTTTCCATTCTGTACCATTGAGCCCAATACCGGTGTGGTACCCGTGCCCGATCCGCGTTTAGACAAGTTAGCCAAAATTGTTAACCCCGAACGTGTATTGCCTACTACCATGGAATTTGTTGATATCGCAGGCCTGGTTGCCGGTGCTTCCAAAGGGGAAGGTTTAGGCAACAAATTCCTGGCCAATATCCGTGAAACCGACGCTATCGGTCACGTGGTACGCTGTTTTGAAAACGAGAATATCGTGCATGTTGCCGGCAACGTTAACCCGGGCGAAGATATCGATGTTATCAACACCGAACTGGCATTAGCCGATATGGACACCGCTGAGCGTGCCATCGTCCGTCAAGCCAAACGCGCCAAAGGCGGCGACAAAGACGCCAAATTTGAAGTGCCGGTACTGGAAAAAATCCTTAAGCATGTTGAAGAAGGCCACATGGTACGTTCTTTAGAGTTATCTAAAGAAGAAATTGCTGCCGTTAAATACCTTAACTTCCTGACCTTAAAACCAACCATGTATATTGCCAATGTCAATGACGACGGTTTTGAAGACAACCCTTATTTGGATCAGGTACGCGCCATCGCCGAAAAAGAAGGTGCGGTGGTAGTGCCGGTTTGTGCAGAAATTGAAAGTGAGATTGCCGAACTTGACGACGAAGAGCGCGACGAGTTTATGGCAGACCTTGGCATTGAAGAGCCCGGCCTGAACCGGGTGATCTATTCCGGTTACTCCCTGCTGCATTTACAAACCTACTTTACCGCCGGTGTTAAAGAAGTACGCGCCTGGACGGTAAAAGTCAATGCCACCGCCCCGCAAGCTGCCGGTGTCATCCATACCGACTTTGAAAAAGGCTTTATCCGCGCCGAAGTAATTTCGTACGACGACTTTATCGAATTTAACGGTGAAGCCGGTGCCAAAGAAGCCGGTAAATGGCGTCTTGAAGGTAAAGAATACCCGGTTAAAGACGGCGACGTGGTTCATTTCCGCTTTAACGTTTAA
- a CDS encoding tetratricopeptide repeat protein, whose product MNELLLSEIKSDEKDLIQSVVLLEEHIFASSGIFADSLDKLIKECLAAIEEIDEPLEQVEQLINELFVRHLFLDEYRDFWPLAGHRLESGINYRALAPSLKVILIHHIITECGFDVDIIYVPEKNMLRVVCDDIYAIIFDPVTGESLNWHELDKRMDDIEGDPSQQELLPITHKSLLLDHVTSIKNALIREQVFDLALKCVDVLLAMRPDDPFERRDRGFLLHQLDCFKVAYDDYRFFVEQCPKDPAAQLLKLQLDNIRIADTVIH is encoded by the coding sequence ATGAATGAATTGTTGTTGTCCGAGATAAAATCGGATGAAAAAGACTTAATCCAGTCTGTGGTATTACTCGAAGAGCATATCTTTGCTTCCTCCGGTATTTTTGCCGACAGCCTGGATAAGCTGATAAAAGAGTGCCTGGCGGCCATTGAAGAAATAGATGAGCCGCTGGAGCAGGTAGAGCAATTGATCAATGAATTGTTTGTCCGCCATCTGTTTCTGGATGAATACCGGGATTTCTGGCCGTTGGCCGGACATCGCTTAGAGTCGGGTATTAACTACCGTGCCCTGGCGCCGAGCTTAAAAGTGATCCTTATCCACCATATCATCACCGAATGCGGCTTTGACGTCGATATTATTTATGTGCCGGAGAAGAATATGCTCCGTGTGGTTTGTGACGATATCTATGCCATTATTTTCGACCCGGTAACCGGTGAGTCGTTAAACTGGCATGAGCTGGATAAACGTATGGACGACATCGAAGGGGATCCGAGCCAGCAGGAGCTCTTGCCCATTACCCATAAGAGCTTGTTGCTGGATCATGTCACTTCAATCAAAAATGCCCTTATCCGCGAGCAAGTATTTGATCTGGCGCTTAAATGTGTCGATGTTTTGCTGGCGATGCGTCCGGATGACCCGTTTGAGCGCAGAGATCGCGGCTTTTTGTTGCACCAGCTCGATTGTTTTAAAGTGGCTTACGACGACTACCGGTTTTTTGTTGAGCAATGCCCGAAGGACCCGGCGGCCCAGCTGCTGAAATTACAACTAGATAACATACGTATTGCCGATACCGTAATACATTAA
- the hemA gene encoding glutamyl-tRNA reductase produces MSIVAVGINHKTAPVAVREKISFSPDHLTQALQEMLASVQCREAAILSTCNRTELYLVQDGDMAQTQERIVRWLENYHQVPGATISPSLYWHQDKAAVNHMMRVACGLDSLVLGEPQILGQMKQAYSQAKAADSMALVMDRLFQRTFGVAKQVRTETEIGASAVSVAFAAVNLAKHIFANLKKVRVLLVGAGETIELVAKHLYENNVGNITVANRTLARAEAMAEQVGADVITLAQIPEQISNADIVISSTGSTLPIIGKGMVEHALDQRKHQPIFMVDLAVPRDIEEQVSELEDVFLYTVDDLQGIIAKNIANRRKAAVQAEGMVNTQTDSFMSWLRGLNTQDAVLSYRNQCQEHRDVLIEKALVQLKGNKNPEAVVAELATKLTNKLMHAPTSALQSAAQGGDLDKLIYLRDIFNLDQK; encoded by the coding sequence ATGTCCATAGTAGCTGTTGGTATTAATCATAAAACTGCACCTGTTGCGGTCAGGGAAAAGATTTCTTTTAGCCCTGATCACTTAACTCAAGCCCTGCAGGAAATGCTTGCTTCTGTGCAATGTCGCGAAGCTGCTATTTTATCTACCTGTAACCGCACTGAGTTATATCTGGTACAGGATGGCGATATGGCCCAGACCCAGGAGCGCATTGTCCGCTGGCTGGAGAACTACCACCAGGTGCCGGGGGCGACCATTTCCCCGAGTTTATATTGGCACCAGGACAAAGCCGCAGTTAATCATATGATGCGGGTGGCCTGTGGTTTAGATTCCCTGGTACTGGGTGAGCCGCAAATTCTCGGACAAATGAAGCAGGCCTACAGCCAGGCAAAAGCCGCAGATTCTATGGCGTTGGTTATGGACCGTTTGTTCCAGCGTACCTTCGGCGTGGCAAAACAGGTCAGGACAGAAACCGAAATCGGCGCCAGTGCCGTCTCTGTCGCCTTTGCCGCCGTGAATTTAGCCAAACATATTTTTGCCAACCTGAAAAAGGTCCGGGTATTGCTGGTCGGCGCCGGTGAAACCATAGAATTGGTGGCGAAACATTTATATGAGAATAACGTCGGTAATATTACCGTTGCCAACCGTACCCTGGCCCGGGCAGAAGCCATGGCGGAGCAGGTCGGCGCGGATGTTATCACCCTGGCGCAAATCCCCGAGCAGATCAGTAATGCCGATATCGTTATCAGCTCTACCGGTTCGACCTTACCTATTATAGGCAAAGGCATGGTGGAACATGCGCTGGATCAGCGCAAGCACCAGCCTATTTTTATGGTGGATTTGGCGGTGCCGCGGGATATCGAAGAGCAGGTATCGGAACTTGAAGACGTGTTCTTATACACAGTGGATGATCTGCAGGGCATTATCGCCAAAAATATTGCCAATCGCCGCAAAGCCGCGGTACAGGCAGAAGGCATGGTCAATACCCAAACCGACAGTTTTATGTCCTGGCTAAGGGGATTAAATACCCAGGATGCGGTGCTCAGTTACCGTAACCAATGTCAGGAACATCGCGATGTTTTAATTGAAAAGGCTCTGGTGCAGCTAAAAGGCAATAAAAATCCTGAAGCCGTGGTGGCCGAGCTGGCAACTAAGCTCACCAATAAGTTGATGCATGCGCCAACCAGTGCCTTGCAATCGGCGGCTCAGGGCGGTGATTTGGATAAGCTGATTTACCTTAGGGATATTTTCAATCTGGATCAAAAGTAA
- a CDS encoding ribose-phosphate pyrophosphokinase, whose product MPDMKIFAGNATPELAEQVANRLYITLGDAKVGSFSDGEISVEINENVRGADVFIVQSTCAPTNNNLMELIVMVDALRRASAGRITAVMPYFGYARQDRRVRSARVPITAKVVADFLSSVGVDRVLTVDLHAEQIQGFFDVPVDNVFGTPILLEDMLERQIERPVVVSPDIGGVVRARAVAKLLEDADLAIIDKRRPKANVAQVMHIIGDVKDRDCFIVDDMIDTGGTLAKAAEALKEHGAKRVFAYATHPVFSGNAAENLKASVIDEVVVTDSIPLSAEIKALGTVRQLTLSGMLSEAIRRVSNEESISAMFDG is encoded by the coding sequence GTGCCTGACATGAAGATTTTTGCGGGTAACGCCACCCCTGAACTGGCCGAACAAGTTGCTAATCGCCTTTACATTACCTTAGGCGATGCCAAGGTCGGGAGTTTTAGTGATGGTGAGATTAGTGTCGAAATCAATGAAAATGTCCGCGGAGCGGATGTCTTTATTGTTCAATCAACTTGCGCACCAACCAACAATAACCTAATGGAGCTTATTGTTATGGTTGATGCCTTACGAAGAGCTTCAGCCGGACGTATCACAGCAGTAATGCCCTATTTTGGTTATGCGCGCCAGGATAGACGCGTACGCAGTGCCCGCGTTCCAATTACAGCAAAAGTCGTTGCCGACTTCCTTTCCAGCGTAGGTGTTGACCGGGTCTTAACCGTTGATCTGCACGCGGAGCAAATCCAGGGCTTCTTTGATGTGCCGGTAGACAATGTCTTTGGTACCCCTATCTTGTTGGAAGACATGCTGGAAAGACAAATTGAACGTCCTGTAGTGGTTTCTCCGGATATCGGCGGTGTCGTACGTGCCCGTGCGGTAGCCAAGTTATTAGAAGATGCCGACCTGGCCATTATCGATAAACGTCGTCCCAAGGCCAATGTTGCCCAGGTGATGCACATCATCGGTGATGTTAAAGACCGCGACTGTTTTATCGTTGACGATATGATAGATACCGGCGGCACTTTAGCCAAGGCAGCGGAAGCACTGAAAGAACACGGCGCCAAGCGGGTATTTGCCTATGCCACTCACCCGGTATTCTCCGGTAATGCCGCAGAAAACCTCAAAGCCTCTGTGATTGATGAAGTTGTCGTTACCGATTCCATCCCGTTAAGTGCTGAAATCAAAGCCTTAGGCACGGTACGCCAGCTGACGTTAAGCGGCATGTTATCCGAAGCCATCCGCCGGGTGAGCAACGAAGAGTCTATCTCTGCCATGTTTGACGGCTAA
- the prmC gene encoding peptide chain release factor N(5)-glutamine methyltransferase, translated as MSESPLQTSLKNAPLARLVEQGAALLLEASDSGKLDTQVLLCHVLDKDLSYLHTWPEKVIADEAFLHFTRLLERRLAGEPVAYITGIKEFWSLPLKVSPATLIPRPDTEVLVEQVLACHQQNKLSCLDLGTGTGAIALALASEQPAWQIDAVDFNVEAVMLARDNARSLKLRVNIYQSDWFKQVPADKRFEVIVSNPPYIDGEDKHLGQGDVRFEPESALVALENGLADIITIASGAKEYLTDGGSIYFEHGFEQGGQVRSILTRLGYSDAKTTKDFAGNDRITQANWIINQLEN; from the coding sequence GTGAGTGAGAGCCCCTTGCAGACCTCCCTTAAAAATGCGCCCCTTGCCCGTTTAGTCGAGCAGGGGGCGGCTTTATTGCTTGAAGCCTCCGACAGCGGCAAACTCGATACCCAGGTACTGCTGTGTCATGTGCTGGATAAAGATCTCAGCTATTTGCATACCTGGCCGGAAAAAGTCATTGCCGATGAAGCCTTTTTGCACTTTACCCGGCTGCTTGAGCGCAGGCTGGCCGGGGAGCCGGTGGCGTATATTACCGGCATCAAAGAGTTTTGGTCTTTGCCGTTAAAAGTATCACCTGCCACCTTGATCCCAAGACCCGACACTGAAGTATTGGTAGAGCAGGTATTGGCGTGTCATCAGCAAAATAAGTTAAGCTGCCTGGATCTCGGTACCGGCACAGGGGCTATCGCCCTGGCACTGGCCTCTGAGCAGCCTGCCTGGCAGATAGATGCGGTGGACTTTAATGTTGAAGCCGTTATGCTTGCCCGGGATAATGCCCGCAGTTTAAAACTGCGGGTCAATATTTATCAAAGTGACTGGTTTAAGCAGGTGCCGGCGGATAAAAGGTTTGAGGTTATCGTTTCAAACCCGCCTTATATCGATGGTGAAGATAAGCACTTGGGGCAGGGAGATGTCCGCTTTGAACCTGAATCGGCGTTAGTTGCTCTTGAAAATGGCCTGGCGGATATTATCACCATAGCCAGCGGGGCCAAAGAGTACTTGACTGACGGCGGCAGTATCTATTTTGAACACGGTTTTGAGCAGGGCGGGCAGGTACGCAGCATTTTAACCCGTTTAGGTTATAGCGACGCCAAAACCACAAAAGACTTTGCCGGTAATGACAGGATCACCCAGGCAAACTGGATAATTAATCAACTGGAAAATTAA
- the prfA gene encoding peptide chain release factor 1, translating to MKKSVYHKLEVLMERFEEVQALLSDPETIADQDKFKALSKEFSQLEEVTSVFTAYKEAEDDFATAEEMLKDDDPDMRDMAQEEFKAAKEALENLESDLQILLLPKDPNDDNNCFVEIRAGAGGDEAAIFAGDIFRMYSRYAEKQGWRIELMNANESEQGGFKEIIAKIVGEGVYGQMKFESGGHRVQRVPETESQGRVHTSACTVVVMPEIPESDAIEINKADLKVDTFRASGAGGQHVNKTDSAIRITHIPTGVVVECQDQRSQHKNRAQAMSVLQARLQQAEDDKRRSEEESSRRSLVASGDRSERIRTYNYPQGRMTDHRINLTLYRLNEVIEGNLQLVMEPILQENQADLLAALADQND from the coding sequence ATGAAAAAGTCAGTTTACCATAAGCTTGAAGTGTTAATGGAACGCTTTGAGGAAGTACAGGCTTTATTATCGGATCCCGAAACCATAGCGGATCAGGATAAATTTAAAGCCTTGTCCAAAGAATTCTCCCAGCTTGAAGAAGTGACCTCGGTTTTCACCGCCTATAAAGAGGCGGAAGACGATTTCGCCACTGCCGAAGAAATGCTCAAAGACGACGATCCCGATATGCGGGATATGGCGCAGGAAGAGTTTAAGGCGGCGAAAGAGGCGCTGGAAAACCTGGAAAGCGATTTACAAATTCTGCTATTGCCTAAAGATCCCAATGACGACAATAACTGTTTCGTTGAGATCCGTGCCGGTGCCGGCGGTGATGAGGCGGCGATTTTTGCCGGTGATATCTTTCGCATGTACAGCCGTTATGCCGAAAAGCAGGGCTGGCGCATTGAATTGATGAATGCCAATGAAAGCGAGCAGGGCGGTTTTAAAGAAATTATCGCCAAGATCGTCGGCGAAGGGGTTTACGGCCAGATGAAATTTGAGTCTGGTGGCCACAGGGTACAAAGGGTACCGGAAACCGAATCTCAGGGCCGGGTACATACCTCAGCCTGTACTGTGGTTGTCATGCCGGAAATTCCCGAGTCGGATGCCATAGAAATCAACAAGGCCGACTTGAAGGTAGATACTTTCAGGGCATCGGGCGCCGGTGGACAGCATGTTAACAAAACCGACTCCGCGATTCGTATTACCCATATTCCAACCGGTGTTGTGGTGGAATGTCAGGATCAGCGCTCCCAGCATAAAAACCGGGCGCAGGCGATGTCGGTATTGCAGGCAAGATTACAACAGGCAGAAGACGATAAGCGCCGCAGCGAAGAAGAGTCTTCCCGCCGCAGCCTGGTAGCCAGTGGCGATCGCTCCGAGCGCATCCGTACCTATAACTATCCCCAGGGGCGGATGACAGATCACCGCATCAATTTAACCTTGTACCGGTTAAATGAAGTGATTGAAGGTAACCTGCAGCTGGTAATGGAGCCTATTTTGCAGGAAAATCAGGCAGATCTGCTGGCTGCATTAGCGGATCAAAACGATTAA
- a CDS encoding 50S ribosomal protein L25/general stress protein Ctc, whose product MTDLFTLDAETRTDLGKGASRRLRHANKVPAIIYGLGQEPVSITLAHNKVWRAQQEEAFYSHVLNINVDGKAVEVLIKDMQRHPHKELVMHMDFLRVDKNKAVHTNVPVHFINEENASKAGATLAHHVTEIAISCLPANLPEFIEVDLADIQVGQTLHLSDVKFPEGVTSDELAKGESHDQAVVTANAPKGKADDEEGEAEAEEAAE is encoded by the coding sequence ATGACTGATTTATTCACTTTAGATGCTGAAACACGTACTGACCTGGGGAAAGGTGCGAGCCGCCGCCTACGTCACGCTAACAAAGTTCCAGCCATCATCTACGGTTTAGGCCAAGAGCCGGTTTCTATCACTTTAGCGCACAACAAAGTATGGCGTGCACAGCAGGAAGAAGCTTTTTACTCTCACGTTTTAAACATAAACGTTGACGGTAAAGCTGTTGAAGTTCTGATCAAGGACATGCAACGTCACCCGCACAAAGAATTAGTAATGCACATGGACTTCTTGCGCGTAGACAAGAACAAAGCTGTTCACACTAACGTACCTGTTCACTTCATCAACGAAGAGAATGCAAGCAAAGCCGGTGCTACCCTTGCTCACCACGTAACTGAAATCGCTATTTCTTGTTTGCCAGCCAACTTACCTGAGTTCATCGAAGTTGACTTGGCCGACATCCAAGTAGGTCAAACGCTTCACTTATCAGACGTTAAATTCCCGGAAGGCGTGACTTCTGACGAATTAGCCAAAGGTGAAAGCCACGACCAAGCCGTTGTTACTGCTAATGCCCCTAAAGGCAAAGCTGACGACGAAGAAGGCGAAGCCGAAGCTGAAGAAGCTGCTGAATAA
- the pth gene encoding aminoacyl-tRNA hydrolase, which translates to METNIQLVVGLGNPGPEYSKTRHNAGVWFVEELSKRYNISLRPEKKYFGLYGKGQIGDTLVHLLIPTTFMNRSGQAVAPLANFFRIPVENMLVAHDELDMDPGICKIKKGGGHGGHNGLRDIISRMANNKEFYRLRIGIGHPGHRDRVTGHVLGKAPASEQGLIEQAIDEAGRCFEIWQKDDLKKAQNRLHSFKAQ; encoded by the coding sequence TTGGAAACTAATATTCAATTAGTTGTGGGCCTGGGTAATCCAGGCCCCGAATACAGCAAAACCCGCCATAACGCTGGTGTCTGGTTCGTTGAAGAACTCAGCAAGCGTTACAATATCTCTCTCCGCCCGGAAAAAAAATACTTCGGACTCTATGGTAAAGGCCAAATCGGCGATACCTTAGTGCACCTGCTGATCCCCACGACCTTTATGAACCGTAGCGGTCAGGCAGTCGCCCCCCTTGCCAACTTTTTCCGTATCCCGGTAGAGAATATGCTCGTTGCCCATGATGAACTCGACATGGACCCGGGCATTTGTAAAATTAAAAAAGGTGGCGGTCACGGCGGACATAACGGTCTGCGTGATATTATTAGCCGTATGGCAAATAACAAAGAATTTTATCGGTTGCGGATCGGCATAGGTCATCCCGGCCACCGCGATCGGGTAACCGGACATGTATTGGGTAAAGCGCCCGCCAGTGAACAGGGGCTAATCGAACAGGCAATTGATGAAGCCGGCCGCTGTTTCGAAATTTGGCAAAAAGACGATCTCAAGAAAGCGCAAAATCGTCTGCACTCTTTTAAAGCGCAATAA
- a CDS encoding SirB2 family protein — MMFKHLHMTLAVLSIALFTLRFVWTLTESAWLTKKAVKITPHVIDTLLLALGVAMAVKLAINPLEQLWLGEKLLAVVAYIFTGYYTLKLARNRMMQIIGYLGAMGWVMLVVRVAMSKETMFL; from the coding sequence ATGATGTTCAAACATCTTCATATGACACTTGCGGTGCTTAGTATTGCCTTGTTTACCTTGCGTTTTGTCTGGACTTTGACCGAGTCGGCCTGGTTAACGAAAAAAGCGGTTAAAATAACCCCGCATGTTATTGATACCTTATTGCTGGCTTTGGGTGTAGCCATGGCGGTGAAACTGGCGATTAATCCGCTGGAGCAGTTATGGCTGGGGGAAAAGTTGCTGGCGGTCGTTGCTTACATTTTTACCGGCTACTATACCCTGAAGCTGGCCAGAAACCGCATGATGCAGATTATCGGTTACCTGGGCGCCATGGGCTGGGTGATGCTGGTGGTTCGCGTCGCTATGAGCAAAGAAACCATGTTTTTGTAG